The nucleotide window ATGGCTTCAGATTCTGTGTGGTATAGTTCACTGTGCCACAAGGTTTCTCCTCTGTGTAGGCATCAATGTTCATCCCCACTTCCCAAACCTTTTTCCAACAGATCTATCCTCGTATTTCTTATTCTTTTAGTTGTGTGGTTGGCCAAAACCACCTGTGCAAAATAGTTACCATTGAGGGGTATTCCCCCAGTCACCTTTTCTTTAAGATTTTTGGTTCTACTAGAGAGAGCCCTTCTCTTCCAGTTTGTCTCAAGTTTAACAAGCCTACTCTGGTTCTCCAGGATAGCAACaaaaaaattggaaacaaaCTTAATTCACAAGAGGCTTAAAATAGCACTGTAGTGGGAGGCAGGATTTTTGAGCttgttttcacattttgaaaattcCACTGTTTCTTtgagaagagaaacaaaaggatTACTTTCATGAAATTGTTCCAGGGTTTTTAGAGCCCTATTTGTTACAGAGTCAATACCAGACTTTGGGCATAATAACCCTCAAGTAGCAACTTGACAGGAAAGTTAAAAAGGCACAAATTCTGTTAAGAACGTAAAACTGAACTAGGGATGCACAGTACATGTTTCCATTATGATTTTCCCCAGTAACTGCAACAATCAAGCTAGTAAGAGCCATCACAGTACCTTACAAGTGATGCTTATGCTCTGCTATGTTGTCTCTCTAACAGACTGGGGTGAAGTCCACCATGAGGCTGTCTATAAACGCATCCACTCAATCTTCCTGGGTGGGCAACAACAGACCCCCACTATAATGTCATCTGTCCCCACCCCCTTTAATCCTGACCCATAAGCTGCCCATCAACTCCTCATCCATCCCCAGTGGAGTTCCATGCACCCCTGCTGGCCATTGACACAGAGGATAGCATCTCCTCTTCCTTTGCCAGTCCTTCCATCCCAGCACTCCAGCTGTAGGAGCCACCATCCCATCACTTCTCTGTGATGCCACTGAGGTCACAGCCCTGCTTGTATGAGCACATTTCTAACTCCACCTGCTCATTCCCTATGCCAAGTGCATTCCCACAGAGGCACTGCTGTGTCCCTGATGAGACAGACTTCCTGGCTGGAATATCTGTGAgtcctttgtgctgctctgcaggtgctcCTGCTGACCTGTGACTCCTTTCTGGCTCTGGGCATCTATGGCCAGCAGTGGCATCAAACTGAGGAGTGGGATGGACTGAGGCTTTCCTCTAACAGCAACATGACCAAAAATGATCATACTCCAGACACGCACTACACCACATAAAAACTGCTTTATTGATTGCAGTTTACATGTTACAATCAACTTATGATTCCAATCATTAGGCCAGCTGCTTATAATAAGCTGCCACCACAGTCACATGGGAACTGGACAAAGAGATGTTAGTGGCTGAGGCATCCTCAAATGGAATCAGTTCGGCTTCTTGGGCATTGAAGAGACAAGCAGATAATACAAAGCATACATTGTTCCTGAATTAAGAGacagaaaagatattttcagaTTAGCACACTGAATTCCTTTCAAGTCAGCTTTCCAGTTTGTTCCAGAAGAAATACTGACAATAAGCAGCTGCAATTCAGACAAAATACATTCCCCCAGCcatgtcttaattttttttggtaattcatattttagagaaaaaagaacatcTCCACAGGCTACACAAaaagaaagacacaaaaaaagagTGGGGAGAGGCATGTCTATGGAACCTACACAATCAAGAAGTAATTGTTACTCATTCTTAAAGTAGCTGAACTGAAAATCCTTTTGATCAAGAAATTTAAGTTAGAGGCTATTGCAAAAATAGGTAACAAGCAACATAAAGGTTAAATATATACAGTATTATGAACCTTGGTTATAATTCTGCTAGTTTTCACAGCACATGAGAACTCAGTACACTGAGTATCACCTACCACTAAGAGGAGTCAGGCTAGTGTGAAAACTGGTTCATGTATGTGCTATAATTACATTTTACTCCTTTGCAGAATAGATAAAGTagttctgtttttctctaaTACCATGCATGAAACCTGAAGGAGTATTCAGACCACAGTACTTAGTCTGGGAAAAAGCCATATGAAAATCTAAACTTGGAAAAAGCACAAATGAATACGCAGTATCTCCTCTACATAAATTTTGTATGTTATAAAGAACAGACTGAACACATTGTGTAATTATTTTACAGAGAAAACACCATCTCTGCCAGAGACTTTatcaaagaagaaatattttaataccaGTGCACTGGAAATTGTACCaagcataaatatttcagtattagCCTTACCAAACATTGTAAGACCCGCAGTGGTTCTGTACAACAGAGAATCTTTTGCCCCGCCTTTAAGATGCACTGGGAGGCCATTGTCCTCCTAATGGAAACAAGTGacaaaaataaactatttataTGCAGTTCTTGCAATATGGTGTTAATGCAACAATTATCCAGCACAAGAATTACTACCCCACATTATCTTCCTGActcccaaaacacacagaacCTTATTTAGACCCCACTCTGTCCTGAAAGGTTTCATTCTGGTATCAGGTGATGACTCATTAGGGGAGTACAATAAATCATGTGCACAGTTCTTATCTAAAACAGTGACTGGCAGATGCCTGAACACTTCTGACACCAGCCAGACCCCTCGGGTGCATGGGATGTGATTACCATCCTAGAAACCTCCCATCCATGTCCAGCATAGTCAGTCCCTGCTACAGGCAGCAACACTGGGAGGAGTCTGTATTGTCACTTGGTGGCATACAGGAAACTGTTCTGCTCCACCCAAAGTAAAACTAAGCACCAGATCTACACCTGATCTTTACCCCTGTCAGTAAGATCACACTGCTCTGGACTTCAAGCCAgcctccagggctggtgactTGCAACCTACTCCAGGCTTAACTTGCTGTCCCACAAGAAAGGAAtgaaaggaggaagagaggTGCCTAGAGATCCCTGCCAGCAGAAACGGAACCCCTGACCCTCTTCCATCACCAACATCACCCTCCCATTTCCTTCCCCTTGGCTCACAATGAACACCATGCTCCTTAGTCAAGTGTCAACAAGACTGGCTTTTTCtttcagggaaaaggaaagttATAAGATACTAAAACTATTTAAGTGGGGCTCCTAATATACTTGGTCCCTTTCATGGATCTGAAGCCAAGTTTGTCCTCAGTATGAAGCTACAGCTCCAGGTTGTGACTCAGCTGGGATTACTCTCGAGTGTTCTGTGCTTTTACTACTTTACTCAGAGGCCCTATCAATCAAGAAAAGAgcaattcagaaattatttttaaagattcaATGGTTTTCAAGGAACGAATCCAATTTCTTAAAACCTTTACAGTTTTCATAACTGAGAAATACGGTAATACCACAtcctaattaaaaattatggtGCTTATCTATGAACTATAGAAAGAGATGTAAGATTTCAGGTTTCCTTTTTCACTATATTTCTGTCtcctcactttttttcccccatacCAACTCATTTCAGAGTACTTTATCTGCCTAATACTTATGAAAAATTCCAGTACAAATCATTTcatggggtaaaaaaaaaacaaaactaaagaCAACTCAAGTATGAACGTAAAAATACTCAACCTCCGCAGAAAATAACTGCTAATTGCAAACGCTCTAGTCACACAACTGATTTTAAAAGCTCTCTTCAGATATAAAGGGGAGCCTGACCAGGTCTTTAGAAAAAGAACATGCAGTTATCTACTAAAACCTTGTTAATCTACTAATGTTATTCAATTCATTCACTACCTCATTACTTTTCATTACCTGAAAAAGCTTCTGACCCTCAGAAACCCTATTTTCCAACTGCCTGCGTGAAGCAGTGCTTATGGTTCTCTGGGAAATCTGGCGAAGagcctgaaataaaaaataaacagtgttTTAATAAAAGTGTCATTTTACAGCTCTGTCCACATTGGgtagaaaatgctgctttgaaaagaaagaagacagcaaataaaaaggctgttataaacaaacaaacaaacaaacacaacacTTCACCAAAACACATTAGTTTTGAATTCAGTACATTTTTCAGCAAACTTTGTAAAGCACTGCTTGACTAGCTACCTGAAAGGGAAAAACTCGGGAGAATTTCCTTCAGTAAGATACAGTGGATTTAGGGATCTGCAGCATAACCTTCAGGTTCCCTTTCACGGGAAATCTCGGCCTCTGCCCCTTAGACCTCAGTTTTAGACACCACTTTCTGTGTCAGggacaataaaaatattattgtacCTAGCAAAAGggacaataatatttttatcaaaGATGTTTGTGTCCTATCACTGCTGCAGTTCACCTCCGAGCAACCAGCCCAGGAGACAACCTTCACAGCGCTAAGGAGGCACCTCCATCCTGCCACACACACAGCTGAGATCACCCTGCTGTGTCCTGAGCTGCAATCTGTCTTCATCTCCTGATCATACAGGGCAGCCTACCAAAACCAATGACCTGTATACAATTCTTTAATCTGCCTTCGCTAAAATGTCGAGGCTCAAAGCGCGGTAGCTCTAAGCTGCCAGCGGCCTCGGCCTCCTTCAAGCAACATTAACAGCACATCGTTCCCACACTATTAACACCGCTATAAACGCAGCCACGGGGCGAGCAAACATACAGCTGATGCTGGCTGCAAGGAACGGGACAAGGCATCTGCTGTCCTTACCCAcctcaaataaaatatttctataaaatatttctccctAAAGACGAGCTAAGCGTACCCGAGCCCCCCGACTCGACCTTATCCCCTCAAGTCCCCGAAGCTCAGCACTAGGTGGAGCGAGCCTAAGACCTTGCTCCGACCCCGCAGGCGGCTCGGCAGCGCCCGGCAGGGACCGCGGCGAGCACGGCCGAGCCCCGCGGCCGGGCAGCATCG belongs to Oenanthe melanoleuca isolate GR-GAL-2019-014 chromosome 3, OMel1.0, whole genome shotgun sequence and includes:
- the LOC130251399 gene encoding cytochrome c oxidase subunit 7A2, mitochondrial, producing MWRNALALRQISQRTISTASRRQLENRVSEGQKLFQEDNGLPVHLKGGAKDSLLYRTTAGLTMFGTMYALYYLLVSSMPKKPN